In Thermanaerovibrio velox DSM 12556, the genomic stretch CCATCTTCTGCATCGGGATCGATACCAGATTGTAGATAAACTGGTGCACGTTCCCGTAAGGAGTGCCCAGGAACACAAGCCTTATAAGAAGCATCACCGAAACTATGCAGAAACCGGGCAAGAGAGCCGAGAAGGCCCTCGAGACCGCCGGAGGCACCCCCTCAGGCATGCGGATCACTATGTTCCTCTGGATGAAGAACCGGAACAGCTCGGTCACCAGGATGGCCAGGAGTATGGCCACCAACACGCCGTTAGTCCCATACCAGCCCCCCAAAGTTATCACCCGGTTCACCGTTACGGCGGAACCGTTGACGTCCACCGTCGTGGATATGGGGGATATCAACACAAAGGAGCCCAACGACAGGGCCCCCACGGACAGGGCATCCAACTTGTACGACTGGGCCAGCTTGTAGGCCACAAAGGATACCACGTACAGGGACATCAGATCATAGGTGGCCCGCTTGGGCAATATTATAAACTGGTTAAAACCATCGCCGAACAGCTTGCCCTGCAGCTCCTGCCAGCCCGGAGCGGGGAAGTCCTGTATTATTATGAAAAGAGATCCGATTATCAGGAACGGCATGAAGGCTATGAAACCGTCCCTGACGGCCGCAAGATGCCTCTGTCCCGCTAACCTCACCGCCCAAGGGGCGAAACGGTTCTCCAGGAACTCCTGTACCTTGTTCATATTAAATATCCCTCCCTCACGATAGCTGTCAGGCCAGTCCCGCTTATTGAAGCAAAGCAGACCTTAGAGCTCAGAAGACCTCTTCCGGCGGAAGGTTAAGGCGTCTTTCATAGGCTTCCAGCCAATGGGAAGACGCCTCCTCCACCGAAAGATCCCCATCTTCCCCAGTCGGACGGGCTATGTAGACCTTAGGATCCGAGCAGCTCGAACCCCATGCGAACGAGAACTCCACGTTTGTGGCAACTCCTATGTCGCCCCGAGGGGAACAGCAGATTATCGATATCGCCCCCACCTTTCTACCCCTGCTTAGCACACGGGCTTCAAACTCCCTCAAGGCCCTCCTGGCAGCCCTGTCCGCCGAAAATCCCTCTCCCATCAGGCGAACCGTCTCGTAGGACAATGCCCCCTTCATGATGTCCTCCCCAAGGCCTGTGGCCACCGCAGCTCCCATGCGGCTGTCGCAATAAAGTCCAGAACCGCAGAGCGGGGAGTCCCCAACCCGTCCAGGACGCTTCATGAAAAGTCCGCTGGTGGAGGTCGCGCAGGCCATGGATCCCCTCAGGTCCAACGCCACCACCCCAACGGTGTCATGGCCGTCGTAAGGGGATAGGTTCTCCTCCAACATCCTGCGGCGCCTTATCTCATGGGCCCTCTTGGCCCTTGGGGTAAGCATGTTGCGCATCTCAAATAGCTCAACCCTGGCAAAGTCCTGGGCACCCTGACCCACCAGGAACGTGTTGAATCGCTCGGAGCTCAGCCTTCTTGCCAACATCACGGGGTTTTTTACGTCCCGCACCGCAGCTACGGCACCAAAGTCAAGGGTGTCTCCGTCCATGAAGGCCGCGTCCAACTCCACCTGACAGTCCCCATTGGGCAGCCCCCCAAACCCAACGGACTTGTAACGGGGCTCATCCTCCACCACCTTAACCGCCTCACAGACCGCATCACCAGCACTACCACCCTCCGCAAGGATCCGCCCGCCGAGGGAGATCCCCTCCAAACACATCCTCCAGGTGCCGCCTATGACCCAACCGACAGGGATGACCTGGCTCAACCTGAAACCCTCCCATCATGGATGACCTGATAAAGGTTTATGATCTCCCCCACCAAGGGTTTAGCCAGCATGGCGTTCATCAGGTGATCCTGAGCGTGCACCATCAACATGGTCACGTTGACCTGATCTCCCCGGGCCTCCCCAACGAGGAGGGACGTCTGAACCTTGTGGGCCTCCACTATCAACGCCTCCGCCTGCTCCATCCTCTCCAGAGCACCGCTGAAATCCCCTCCCCTGGCACAGGCGGCGGCCTCCATCATCCTGGAAAACGCATCCCCCGCCATGGATATGATCTTAAAAACCGCCTTCTCGTCCTCTCCCAACCATATCCCCCCTAGGCAAAACTGACTTTAAAAAAATATAAAGGCCCCCAAGTGGGGGCCTCAAACTCTTAATTTCCTAACCATTAGGAAGCAAGACAGCCCATCCGCACCCGAGGACCTCCGGGATCAAAAGAAGACAAGGTCTCCAAACAACCGTTCCATAAACTCCTCATGGGTCCTGCTCCTTAAAAGGCGCCCCACAAGCCCTGGGTCCTCCACCAGACGTCCCACCACCTCGTAAAGGGCCCTGGCCT encodes the following:
- a CDS encoding N(4)-(beta-N-acetylglucosaminyl)-L-asparaginase, which codes for MSQVIPVGWVIGGTWRMCLEGISLGGRILAEGGSAGDAVCEAVKVVEDEPRYKSVGFGGLPNGDCQVELDAAFMDGDTLDFGAVAAVRDVKNPVMLARRLSSERFNTFLVGQGAQDFARVELFEMRNMLTPRAKRAHEIRRRRMLEENLSPYDGHDTVGVVALDLRGSMACATSTSGLFMKRPGRVGDSPLCGSGLYCDSRMGAAVATGLGEDIMKGALSYETVRLMGEGFSADRAARRALREFEARVLSRGRKVGAISIICCSPRGDIGVATNVEFSFAWGSSCSDPKVYIARPTGEDGDLSVEEASSHWLEAYERRLNLPPEEVF
- a CDS encoding PTS lactose/cellobiose transporter subunit IIA; its protein translation is MGEDEKAVFKIISMAGDAFSRMMEAAACARGGDFSGALERMEQAEALIVEAHKVQTSLLVGEARGDQVNVTMLMVHAQDHLMNAMLAKPLVGEIINLYQVIHDGRVSG
- a CDS encoding PTS sugar transporter subunit IIC, whose product is MNKVQEFLENRFAPWAVRLAGQRHLAAVRDGFIAFMPFLIIGSLFIIIQDFPAPGWQELQGKLFGDGFNQFIILPKRATYDLMSLYVVSFVAYKLAQSYKLDALSVGALSLGSFVLISPISTTVDVNGSAVTVNRVITLGGWYGTNGVLVAILLAILVTELFRFFIQRNIVIRMPEGVPPAVSRAFSALLPGFCIVSVMLLIRLVFLGTPYGNVHQFIYNLVSIPMQKMVANNVFGAVGTVFSISLLWSVGLNGGTIVNGIMRPFWVPLQEANLAAIEAGQVPPNIITEQFFDLVWIGGAGATLAVVILLLIRSRSKQYRELAKVSLLPGLFNINEPIMFGLPVVLNPLNMVPLVLGPVVITVINYYAMALGLVAKPTGVVLPWTTPPIIQGFLITGSVSGAVLQIVDMLVVMLIWYPFIKISDRRRAQEEEAGS